In Juglans microcarpa x Juglans regia isolate MS1-56 chromosome 7D, Jm3101_v1.0, whole genome shotgun sequence, the following are encoded in one genomic region:
- the LOC121239361 gene encoding protein transport protein Sec61 subunit gamma-like, translated as MDAIDSVFDPLREFSRDSINLVKCCHKPDRKEFIKVAFRSAIGFVVMAFVGFFVKLIFIPINNIIVGSD; from the coding sequence atggatgcTATAGACTCAGTCTTCGACCCCCTCAGAGAATTCTCTAGGGATAGCATCAACCTCGTTAAGTGCTGCCACAAGCCCGACCGCAAAGAGTTTATAAAGGTTGCGTTTCGTAGTGCAATTGGGTTTGTGGTGATGGCGTTCGTTGGGTTCTTTGTGAAGTTGATCTTCATCCCCATCAACAACATCATCGTTGGGTCCGATTAA